A stretch of Scheffersomyces stipitis CBS 6054 chromosome 2, complete sequence DNA encodes these proteins:
- the RPS17B gene encoding 40S ribosomal protein S17 (go_component intracellular; ribosome~go_funtion structural constituent of ribosome~go_process protein biosynthesis), with translation MGRVRTKTVKRASKVLIERFYPKLTLDFETNKRLTSEIAVIQSKRLRNKIAGYTTHLMKRIQKGPVRGISFKLQEEERERKDQYVPEVSALDLSHTNGQLEVDSETADLVKTLGFKIPIQTVSISAQRGPRRFAKRN, from the exons ATG GGTCGTGTTAGAACTAAAACCGTTAAGAGAGCTTCCAAGGTCTTGATTGAACGTTTCTACCCTAAGTTAACCTTAGACTTCGAAACCAACAAGAGATTGACCTCTGAAATCGCTGTCATCCAATCCAAGAGATTAAGAAATAAGATTGCTGGTTACACCACCCacttgatgaagagaaTTCAAAAGGGTCCAGTTAGAGgtatttctttcaagttacaagaagaagaaagagaaagaaaagatcaataCGTTCCAGAAGTCTCTGCTTTGGACTTATCTCACACCAACGGTCAATTGGAAGTTGACTCTGAAACCGCTGACTTGGTCAAGACCTTGGGTTTCAAGATCCCAATCCAAACCGTCTCCATCTCTGCTCAAAGAGGTCCAAGACGTTTTGCTAAGAGAAACTAA
- the CTR2 gene encoding copper transpport protein (go_component integral to membrane~go_funtion copper ion transporter activity~go_process copper ion transport): MLFTWNWKNTCVVFKWWHIRTLPGFVFSVLAVILFTAGYELLKSWVNRWQLGYVNVLSGASASSSEVAIRRYKFKRSLFYGLQVGYSFLLMLVFMTYNGWLMIAVAVGAALGNYLWGSSSPDSNVTRDMSCH, from the coding sequence ATGCTCTTCACTTGGAACTGGAAAAATACCTGTGTTGTGTTCAAATGGTGGCACATAAGAACATTGCCCGGTTTTGTTTTCTCGGTGCTTGCTGTGATTCTATTCACTGCTGGCTACGAATTGCTCAAGTCTTGGGTTAACAGATGGCAGTTGGGCTATGTCAATGTGTTgtctggtgcatctgctTCCAGCTCTGAGGTTGCTATTAGAAGatacaagttcaagagGTCGTTGTTCTACGGATTACAAGTCGGctattctttcttgttgatgttggtGTTCATGACTTACAATGGTTGGCTCATGATCGCTGTCGCAGTAGGTGCAGCTTTGGGCAACTACTTGTGGGGCTCTCTGTCGCCTGATTCAAATGTCACAAGAGACATGTCCTGTCATTAG
- the ADA2 gene encoding transcription factor, member of ADA and SAGA, two transcriptional adaptor/HAT (histone acetyltransferase) complexes (go_component nucleus~go_funtion DNA binding; zinc ion binding): MDAKGRLYHCDVCSSDCTNRIRIQCAICTDYDLCVPCFAAGLTTGDHKPWHDYQIIEQSTYPIFVEEWGADEELLLIQGCDTFGLGNWQDIADHIGNRSKEEVAKHYFEVYLDEKHYPLPDMSKDFSYITPLEFLEKRKERLEYRKNLPLPPPKSKPVASVPLCHEIQGYMPGRLEFDHEAENEAEIPVKDLIFDPDDSAGDIELKLTILDIYNSRLTTRAERKRVMILNNLLEYRKNISADKRKSKEEKDLLKRINAYIRVLTPDDFEAFTKDFLSELKCRIRIQQLQQWRRNGITTIEDGNKFEKDKLIRAAHYQRMGNGALSMISNGSSNGHRKPYSSASSPQPEFKPKIGSARAPLDISHAADFELLSNEEKQLCATLRILPKPYLAIKNQLMKEAVKNNGALKKKDARQALKIDVNKASKIYEFFVQMGWCSQG; this comes from the exons ATGGATGCAAAAGGAAGATTGTACCATTGCGATGTCTGTTCATCAGATTGCACTAATAGGATACGGATCCAATGTGCTATCTGTACAGATTATGACTTATGTGTTCCTTGCTTTGCAGCTGGGCTCACCACAGGGGACCATAAGCCATGGCATGATTACCAAATTATCGAGCAGAGTACATACCCCATATTTGTGGAAGAATGGGGTgctgacgaagaattgttgttgattcaAGGATGCGATACGTTTGGCTTGGGTAACTGGCAAGATATTGCAGATCATATCGGCAACagatccaaagaagaagttgccaaACACTACTTTGAAGTGTACTTGGACGAAAAACACTATCCTTTACCGGACATGTCCAAGGATTTCAGCTACATCACACCTTTAGAGtttttggaaaagagaaaggaaCGTTTGGAGTACAGAAAGAATTTACCCTTGCCTCCACCAAAGTCAAAACCAGTTGCTTCAGTTCCATTATGTCACGAAATTCAAGGGTACATGCCTGGTAGATTGGAGTTTGACCATGAAGCAGAAAACGAAGCAGAGATTCCAGTCAAGGACTTGATCTTTGATCCAGACGACCTGGCTGGCGATatagagttgaagttgactATTTTGGACATCTACAATTCGAGATTGACTACGAGAgctgaaagaaagagagtgATGATTCTCAATAATTTGCTTGAGTACCGTAAAAACATCAGCGCGGATAAGAGAAAGTCTaaggaagagaaagattTACTCAAACGTATAAATGCCTACATTCGTGTTCTTACACCTGACGACTTTGAGGCTTTCACTAAGGACTTTTTGTCAGAGTTGAAGTGTCGCATCCgaatccaacaacttcaacaatggcGACGTAATGGCATCACCACCATTGAAGATGGTaacaagtttgaaaagGATAAGTTGATCCGAGCTGCGCACTATCAGCGTATGGGCAATGGTGCATTGA GTATGATAAGTAATGGTAGCTCTAATGGCCATCGCAAGCCGTATTCTTCAGCTAGTTCACCACAGCCTGAGTTTAAGCCCAAGATTGGCAGTGCTCGTGCTCCGTTAGATATTTCGCATGCTGCGGACTTTGAGTTGTTGTCCAACGAAGAGAAGCAGTTGTGTGCGACGCTAAGGATCTTGCCCAAGCCGTACTTGGCAATCAAGAACCAGTTGATGAAAGAGGCTGTTAAGAACAACGGagcattgaagaaaaaggatGCAAGACAAGCGTTGAAGATCGACGTGAACAAGGCATCAAAGATTTACGAGTTTTTTGTCCAGATGGGATGGTGTTCACAAGGTTAG
- the UTP6 gene encoding U3 snoRNP protein (U3 snoRNP protein part of small (ribosomal) subunit (SSU) processosome (contains U3 snoRNA)): protein MAEKVRYYLEQSVPELEDLKSKGLFEKNEITMIMRRRTDFEHRIQGRGSKPRDFTKYAEFEVNLEKLRKKRYSRLSKVGVIDTKPSISDWAGTRRIMFIFERATRRYPGDLDLWSQYLKFAKSNGAIKVIYKVYSRLLQLQPRNIDAWLSAAKYEFETNANAKGARMLFQRGLRLNPESLELWLSYAQFELTYISRLLARRKVLGLITEKQQSDEMTSQQERLAKSIADSAIGDDDKDFNDDKIELPSTEEMKEQLHHLPEADMNMLGNPETNPALRGDVALTVFDLCVPAIIKSIPEFSTVVNAQDKTFEVVDHFLSMIDLFEDLNRDHLYLHILNFLQSNYPHDLRTSLIDICLPIRNVKRTSPQLSELLQLAVNKFIAYKSKLRDLQEKDTLTNLFVNQLTNQFLSTHEVADGSEKIDTLLRAIIKKCRTI, encoded by the coding sequence ATGGCTGAGAAAGTGAGATACTATTTGGAACAGTCTGTTCCCGAGTTAGAGGACTTGAAGAGCAAGGGCctttttgaaaaaaatgaaatcacCATGATtatgagaagaagaaccgACTTCGAGCACAGAATCCAAGGCAGGGGAAGTAAGCCTAGAGATTTCACCAAATACGCAGAATTTGAAGTTaacttggagaaattgagaaagaagagatacAGCAGATTATCAAAAGTAGGGGTTATTGACACCAAGCCCAGCATTAGTGACTGGGCTGGAACTAGAAGAATCATGTTCATTTTTGAGAGAGCTACTAGAAGATATCCAGGTGACTTGGACTTATGGTCGCAATACTTGAAGTTTGCCAAATCAAATGGTGCTATAAAGGTTATTTATAAGGTTTATTCTAGACTTTTGCAATTACAACCCCGTAATATAGATGCTTGGTTATCTGCGGCAAAGTATGAGTTCGAAACCAATGCCAACGCAAAGGGAGCAAGAATGCTTTTCCAAAGAGGGTTAAGATTGAATCCAGAATCGTTGGAATTGTGGTTGAGCTATGCCCAATTCGAGTTGACGTATATATCGAGATTActtgccagaagaaaagttttGGGTCTCATAACTGAAAAGCAACAGCTGGACGAAATGACTAGCCAGCAAGAAAGATTAGCCAAGTCTATTGCAGACTCAGCCATAGGTGATGACGACAAAGACTTTAACGATGATAAGATCGAATTGCcttcaacagaagaaatgaaagaaCAATTGCATCACTTACCCGAAGCAGACATGAACATGTTGGGTAATCCCGAAACCAATCCAGCCTTGAGAGGAGACGTAGCGTTAACAGTTTTTGACTTGTGTGTTCCTGCAATTATCAAGAGCATTCCTGAATTTTCTACTGTAGTCAATGCTCAAGACAAGACTTTCGAGGTTGTTGACCATTTCTTATCCATGATCGACTTGTTCGAGGACCTCAACAGAGACCACTTATACTTAcacatcttgaactttttaCAAAGTAATTATCCTCATGATTTACGTACAAGTTTGATCGACATATGTTTGCCTATCAGAAATGTTAAACGGACCAGCCCTCAGTTGTCCGAGTTGTTACAATTGGCCGTTAATAAATTCATTGCATACAAGTCTAAGTTGAGAGACTTACAAGAGAAGGATACATTAACTAACTTATTCGTTAACCAGCTTACAAACCAGTTCTTGAGCACTCACGAAGTCGCTGATGGTTCTGAAAAGATAGACACTTTATTAAGAGCCATTATTAAGAAGTGCCGCACCATCTAG
- the DAD1 gene encoding highly conserved oxidoreductase (D-Amino acid dehydrogenase (putative)~go_funtion oxidoreductase activity~go_process electron transport) has product MPDRLITRSEPSGRHEGKKHIIIVGAGIIGVCTAYYIVKHPKFDPNKFHISIIESKRVAGGASGKAGGLLALWAFPQQIVSLSFELHQKLSNLYNGTEEWGYRRLTTVSLEGDISHLDSDEEGEDSKITFRNKSSRATRSSSVVAGSTTKTKLPQDLNWITSSLIENCTTLGGTDTTAQVHPYKFTNFILKKAVEDSQGAIELIIGKVNEITYSVETGSATGVTYQPTSIKDEDKNRQPIDLLGDQIVLSVGPWTSKILPDCPISGLRAHSITVAPFKDQPVSPYAIFTEFKTGAYSYISPEIYARQDEVYVCGEGDSAVDVPETTDDVEVVKSKCDELFKQVGKISPNLKRGHILKRQACYLPVLDVPSSSGPLIGETNVTNLFLASGHSCWGINNAPGTGKILSELLLDGEVSSADISALDPSLYFDASVLVEDDDDDVEDLDDDDEFYEDEDDDDEEDDIDPLSNGYSHNSAASNGRRADEESSETGPSDAEWSK; this is encoded by the exons ATGCCTGACCGTCTAATAACACGTTCTGAACCTTCGGGCAGACATGAGGGCAAGAAACACATTATCATAGTGGGAGCCGGTATCATCGGCGTGTGTACCGCCTACTACATCGTAAAACACCCCAAGTTTGATCCCAACAAGTTCCACATCTCGATCATAGAAAGCAAGAGAGTCGCTGGTGGAGCCTCTGGGAAAGCTGGAGGACTTCTTGCTCTTTGGGCTTTCCCCCAGCAGATCGTCTCCTTATCCTTTGAGTTGCATCAGAAGTTGTCCAACTTGTACAACGGTACCGAAGAATGGGGCTACAGGAGATTAACCACTGTGTCGTTAGAAGGAGATATCAGCCACTTGGACTCAGACGAAGAGGGCGAGGACTCTAAAATCACCTTCAGAAAC AAATCGTCACGAGCCACCAGATCGTCGTCTGTCGTTGCGGGTTCTACCACCAAGACCAAACTTCCCCAGGACTTGAACTGGATCACATCATCCCTTATAGAAAACTGCACAACGTTGGGTGGAACAGACACAACGGCCCAAGTACATCCTTACAAGTTCACTAACTTCATTCTCAAGAAGGCTGTAGAAGACAGTCAGGGTGCTATCGAACTCATCATTGGTAAAGTGAACGAAATTACCTACTCTGTTGAAACGGGTCTGGCTACGGGAGTAACATATCAACCAACCAGCATCAAAGACGAAGATAAAAACAGACAACCCATCGACTTGCTAGGTGACCAGATCGTTTTGTCCGTGGGCCCCTGGACATCAAAGATCTTGCCTGATTGCCCTATATCAGGATTAAGAGCCCATTCCATCACCGTTGCTCCTTTCAAGGACCAACCAGTTTCTCCATATGCCATTTTCACCGAATTCAAAACAGGTGCGTACTCTTACATTTCTCCAGAAATCTATGCTAGACAAGATGAAGTGTATGTCTGCGGGGAAGGAGACTCTGCTGTAGATGTTCCAGAAACGACTGATGATGTCGAAGTAGTTAAGTCCAAGTGTGATGAGTTATTCAAACAAGTGGGAAAGATCTCtcccaacttgaagaggGGccacatcttgaagagacaGGCTTGCTACTTGCCTGTTTTGGATGTGCCTTCTTCCAGTGGTCCGTTGATAGGCGAGACCAATGTCACCAACTTATTCCTTGCATCTGGCCATTCGTGTTGGGGCATCAACAATGCTCCGGGTACCGGCAAGATATTGTCTGAACTCTTATTGGATGGCGAAGTGTCGTCAGCAGATATTTCTGCCTTGGACCCTTCGTTATATTTCGATGCCAGTGTGTTGGTggaagatgacgacgacgatgtagaagatcttgacgatgacgatgagTTTtacgaagacgaagatgatgatgacgagGAAGACGACATTGACCCCTTGAGCAATGGGTATAGCCACAATCTGGCAGCCAGCAATGGCCGTCGAGCAGATGAAGAGAGCTCAGAAACCGGCCCCTCCGATGCAGAATGGTCCAAATAG
- the VCX1.1 gene encoding Ca2+/H+ antiporter (Ca2+/H+ antiporter Similar to sodium/calcium exchangers, including bovine Na+/Ca2+,K+ antiporter putative vacuolar transmembrane protein~go_component integral to membrane) has translation MPTLNENLALLGRSNSPSFKTRAIDTLVLTLKSSPVNYLLVFVPLGLAAGYLQWSANAIFWINFVAIVPLASILAFATEELAEDVGETVGGLLNATFGNAVELIVSIIALKENQVRIVQASMLGSILSNLLLVLGCCFIAGGITRVQQTFNQTVAQTMSSLMALSTAGLLIPAAFHASLPSPKPKNGFPEPGSSDDLILSLSRGVSIILLVVYILYLVFQLKTHKALFEEQAQEADDGIITAALPQVTEDSQKEKGKHLNVFSSLTVLLLATILVSLCADYLVGSIDDIVESSGLSKTFIGLIVIPIVGNAAEHVTAIIVAMKDKMDLAIGVAVGSSLQIAIFVTPFMVLIGWVIDVPMSLYFSTFETAVMVVSVFITNLVILDGESNWLEGAMLLSTYLIVALAFFYYPDVGISN, from the coding sequence ATGCCTACCTTGAATGAAAACCTCGCCTTACTTGGTCGCTCCAACTCACCTTCCTTCAAGACTCGTGCCATTGACACCCTTGTTCTCACCTTGAAGTCGTCTCCTGTTAACTACTTGTTAGTGTTTGTTCCCCTCGGTTTGGCTGCTGGATACTTACAATGGTCGGCCAATGCCATCTTCTGGATAAACTTCGTTGCCATTGTGCCGCTCGCTTCCATATTAGCCTTTGctactgaagaattggctgaAGATGTAGGTGAGACAGTTGGTGGCTTACTTAATGCCACCTTTGGTAATGCAGTAGAATTAATTGTCTCCATCATCGCTTTGAAGGAAAATCAAGTCAGAATCGTCCAAGCTTCCATGTTGGGTTCCATATtatccaacttgttgttggttttgGGATGCTGCTTCATAGCTGGTGGTATCACCAGAGTTCAACAGACCTTTAACCAAACTGTAGCCCAAACTATGCTGTCGCTCATGGCACTTTCCACTGCCGGGTTGCTCATACCCGCTGCCTTCCATGCTTCTTTGCCTTCGCCAAAGCCAAAGAATGGCTTCCCCGAACCAGGCTCGTCTGACGACTTGATTCTCTCCTTGTCAAGAGGTGTCTCCATCATTTTGTTGGTGGTATACATTCTCTACTTGGttttccaattgaagaCCCACAAGGCTctttttgaagaacaagCCCAAGAAGCAGATGACGGAATCATAACCGCTGCCTTACCTCAAGTTACCGAAGATTCCCAGAAGGAAAAAGGAAAGCACCTTAATGTCTTCAGTTCTCTTACTGTGTTGCTTTTGGCTACTATTCTTGTTTCGCTCTGTGCCGATTACTTGGTTGGTTCAATCGACGACATCGTCGAGTCGTCTGGTTTGTCGAAAACTTTCATTGGTTTGATTGTCATTCCTATCGTAGGTAACGCTGCCGAACATGTCACTGCCATCATTGTCGCCATGAAGGATAAGATGGACTTGGCTATCGGAGTAGCCGTGGGCTCGTCTTTGCAAATCGCCATCTTCGTCACTCCTTTCATGGTATTGATCGGGTGGGTCATCGACGTTCCCATGTCGTTGTACTTCTCTACATTCGAAACAGCTGTCATGGTGGTTTCTGTGTtcatcaccaacttggtTATCTTGGACGGTGAGTCCAACTGGTTGGAGGGCGCTATGCTTTTGAGCACGTATTTAATTGTCGCTCTCGCCTTCTTCTACTACCCAGACGTCGGTATTTCTAACTAA
- the GCD6 gene encoding translation initiation factor eIF-2B epsilon subunit, GEF (Translation initiation factor eIF-2B epsilon subunit (eIF-2B GDP-GTP exchange factor) (Guanine nucleotide exchange factor subunit GCD6) (GCD complex subunit GCD6)~go_funtion translation initiation factor activity~go_process regulation of translational initiation) — MPPKNKKSKESVQDERFQAIVLTDSFETRFMPLTSVKPRCLLPLANVPLIEYTLEFLAKAGVNEVHLMCSSHAEQIQQYILNSKWNSKNSPFLIHTVMSLESRSVGDAMRDLDNRGLITGDFLLVSGDVVTNIDFERAMNFHKQKKLQDKEHIVTMVLNQASPLHRTRSHVDPATFILDKKTDRCLFYQGIPPVDGAKSSISIDPELIEDIEDEFVIRNDLIDCYVDICTPHVPQIFQDNFDYQTLRSDFLKGVLTSDLVKKSIYAYISENSAEYAARVESWATYDAVSQDVLARWCYPLVPDANLIENNSYTYEFSHIYKEEKVVLAQSCKIGSCTSIGANTTVGEGSSIKKSVIGRNCRIGKNVIINNSYIWENSVIEDNSVLNHTIIAGDASIGSNVTLSPGSVIGFNVKIGNNKHISHHVRIVEKPILKDSFDSDSFDTDASDVDEDAQQPAIPHIELNIKDIDLVGEDGDGYLYVSDRAVDDESESEYGDQYSGIIYQFKHLNVSDDSIASISNRKGKKRSHSRTRRLSSNSVISTDFEGGAFSDDEEEDFAKEAEATVHRALENNHDLDTALLELNTLRMSMNVTYHEVRLATCQVLLQKIVEYITTDTLAAKEATTKIFTQWGPMFKRQVFSEEEQVDLLNILQDKIAKLDKAYNQIVLFLAVRILYELDIVEEDQILNWWKDNEGDEDKDIQSVRTLTGQFITWLQDAEEEESDEESD, encoded by the coding sequence ATGCCTcccaagaacaaaaagtCGAAGGAATCTGTTCAAGATGAGCGATTCCAGGCCATCGTCTTGACAGATTCGTTCGAGACAAGATTTATGCCCTTGACGTCAGTTAAGCCCAGATGTTTATTGCCATTGGCCAATGTTCCATTAATTGAGTATACATTGGAGTTTCTTGCCAAGGCTGGTGTAAACGAGGTCCATTTAATGTGTTCGTCTCATGCTGAGCAGATCCAGCAGTATATCTTGAACTCAAAGTGGAATTCCAAAAATTCGCCATTCTTGATCCATACCGTTATGTCCTTGGAATCGAGATCCGTAGGTGATGCCATGAGAGATTTGGATAACCGAGGTTTGATAACGGGCGATTTTCTCTTAGTTTCTGGTGACGTGGTTACCAACATCGATTTCGAAAGAGCCATGAACTTCCacaaacagaagaaactcCAGGACAAGGAACACATCGTCACCATGGTGCTCAATCAGGCATCACCATTGCATAGAACTAGATCACACGTGGATCCTGCCACATTCATATTGGATAAAAAGACCGACAGATGTTTGTTCTACCAGGGAATTCCTCCAGTAGACGGAGCAAAGTCTAGCATCAGCATAGATCCGGAATTGATAgaagacattgaagatgagttTGTTATCAGAAACGACTTGATCGATTGTTACGTCGATATCTGTACACCTCATGTGCCCCAGATCTTCCAGGACAACTTTGATTACCAGACGTTGAGAAGCGATTTCCTCAAGGGTGTGTTAACTTCAgacttggtgaagaagagtatctACGCTTACATCTCAGAAAATAGCGCTGAGTATGCTGCAAGAGTAGAGAGCTGGGCAACATACGATGCCGTTTCACAAGATGTTCTAGCCAGATGGTGTTACCCATTGGTTCCAGATGCCAACTTGATCGAAAATAACTCGTATACTTACGAGTTCAGTCATATCTACAAGGAAGAGAAGGTCGTGTTAGCGCAATCGTGTAAGATTGGAAGCTGTACGTCTATTGGTGCTAATACTACTGTTGGCGAGGGTTCTTCGATCAAGAAGTCTGTTATCGGCAGAAACTGTAGGATCGGCAAAAATGTCATTATAAACAACTCGTACATTTGGGAGAATTCAGTCATCGAAGACAACTCTGTTCTCAACCATACCATAATAGCTGGTGATGCTCTGATTGGATCAAATGTGACGTTGAGTCCTGGCTCCGTCATTGGATTCAACGTTAAGATCGGCAACAACAAGCACATCTCGCACCATGTAAGAATTGTGGAGAAGCCTATTCTTAAGGATCTGTTTGATAGTGATTCTTTCGACACGGACGCTTCAGACGTAGACGAGGACGCACAGCAGCCTGCCATTCCACACATCGAGTTGAATATCAAGGATATCGACTTGGTTGGCGAGGATGGTGATGGATACTTGTATGTTTCTGATAGAGCAGTCGATGATGAGAGCGAATCTGAGTATGGCGATCAATACTCGGGAATCATCTATCAATTCAAGCATTTGAACGTCTCAGACGATTCTATCGCCTCCATCTCTAACCGTAAGGGCAAGAAGCGTTCTCACTCTAGAACTAGAAGATTATCTTCGAACTCTGTTATTTCTACAGACTTTGAAGGTGGAGCCTTTTCtgacgatgaagaggaagatttCGCTAAGGAAGCTGAGGCAACAGTCCACAGAGCCTTGGAAAATAACCACGACTTGGATACGGCACTTTTAGAATTGAATACCTTGAGAATGTCGATGAATGTCACATACCACGAAGTCAGGTTGGCTACTTGTCAAGTTCTCTTGCAAAAGATTGTAGAGTACATCACTACCGATACTTTGGCTGCAAAAGAAGCTACAACCAAGATCTTTACGCAGTGGGGCCCTATGTTCAAACGTCAAGTCTTCAGCGAAGAAGAGCAAgttgacttgttgaacattcTCCAGGACAAGATTGCCAAGTTGGACAAAGCATATAACCAGATAGTGTTGTTTCTTGCCGTGAGAATCTTATATGAATTGGAcattgtggaagaagaccAGATCTTGAACTGGTGGAAGGACAACGAAGGCGACGAAGACAAAGACATCCAATCTGTGAGAACGTTGACCGGCCAGTTCATTACTTGGTTACAGGAcgcagaagaagaggaaagtGACGAAGAAAGCGATTAA
- the ERG1 gene encoding squalene epoxidase(monooxygenase), erosterol biosynthesis (squalene epoxidase an essential enzyme in the ergosterol-biosynthesis pathway catalyzes the epoxidation of squalene to 2,3-oxidosqualene and is the specific target of the antifungal drug terbinafine.~go_funtion monooxygenase activity~go_process aromatic compound metabolism) yields MTAPLDVKYDVIVIGAGVVGPAIATALARQGRKVLIVERDWAKPDRIVGELMQPAGVKALRELGMISAINNIEAFDCRGYYIKYFNKNIQIPYPLKEDTARTNPVKPVADCVRDGNDKLQEDSTLSPSEWDEDERVRGVAFHHGDFLQNLRQIVKDEPNVEWVEGNVVKILRDNFDSTIVTGVRVKESVGSKDYHAKLTICCDGIYSKFRKELSSNNVPTIGSYFIGLYMTDCKLPAKHHGHVILGDQAPVIVYQISPTETRILCAYRSLKPPSRANNELYNYLKNEVLPVLPEETKPAFEIALEGGKYRVMPNQYLPARRQGSSQHKGLVMLGDSLNMRHPLTGGGMTVGLNDAVLLAKLLHPAYIADFEEYDEVSRILKQFHRKRKNLDAVINTLSVALYSLFAADKNSLKILQRGCFQYFLLGGSCVTGPIGLLSGMLPFPMLLFNHFFSVAFYAIYCNFKDRGLAGFPIALLEAFAVFFTAVIVFAPYLWLELVA; encoded by the coding sequence ATGACCGCGCCATTGGATGTCAAGTACGATGTTATTGTCATCGGTGCCGGAGTTGTAGGACCGGCCATCGCCACAGCCTTAGCTAGACAGGGCAGAAAGGTATTGATTGTAGAGAGAGACTGGGCCAAGCCCGACAGAATTGTCGGGGAGTTGATGCAGCCGGCCGGGGTCAAGGCTCTCAGAGAGTTGGGGATGATTCTGgccatcaacaacatcgAGGCTTTCGACTGTAGAGGTTACTACAtcaaatacttcaacaagaacatccAGATCCCATACCCATTAAAGGAAGATACAGCTAGAACGAACCCTGTGAAACCGGTGGCTGATTGTGTCAGAGATGGCAACGACAAGTTACAGGAAGACTCGACTTTGAGTCCTTCCGAATGGGACGAAGACGAACGTGTCAGAGGAGTTGCTTTCCACCATGGAGACTTCTTACAGAACTTGAGACAGATTGTGAAAGACGAGCCCAACGTAGAATGGGTCGAGGGAAATGTCGTCAAGATCTTGAGAGACAATTTCGACTCCACTATTGTGACTGGAGTTAGGGTTAAGGAACTGGTTGGCTCAAAGGACTACCATGCCAAGTTGACCATCTGCTGTGACGGTATCTATTCCAAGTTCAGAAAGGAGTTGTCCAGCAACAATGTACCAACCATAGGCTCGTACTTCATAGGGTTATACATGACCGACTGTAAATTGCCAGCCAAGCACCACGGCCACGTTATCTTGGGGGACCAGGCCCCCGTGATTGTGTACCAGATCTCTCCTACCGAGACAAGAATCTTGTGTGCCTATAGATCGTTGAAACCACCTTCGCGTGCCAACAACGAGTTGTACAACTATTTGAAGAACGAGGTCTTGCCCGTGTTGCCCGAAGAAACCAAGCCGGCTTTCGAAATCGCCTTGGAAGGAGGCAAGTACAGAGTCATGCCTAACCAATACTTGCCAGCCAGAAGACAGGGCAGCAGCCAGCACAAGGGATTGGTAATGTTGGGAGACTCCCTAAATATGAGACATCCTCTCACCGGTGGTGGTATGACGGTTGGTTTGAACGATGCGGTGTTGTTGGCTAAGTTGTTGCATCCTGCGTACATTGCTGATTTTGAGGAGTATGACGAAGTGTCCCGGATATTGAAGCAGTTCcacagaaagagaaagaatctCGACGCCGTCATCAATACCTTGTCGGTTGCCTTGTACTCGTTGTTTGCAGCCGACAAAAATTCGCTCAAGATCTTGCAAAGAGGCTGTTTCCAGTACTTCTTGTTAGGAGGGTCCTGTGTAACCGGCCCCATTGGGTTGTTGTCAGGAATGTTGCCCTTCCCAATGTTGTTGTTTAACCACTTCTTCAGCGTCGCTTTTTATGCTATCTACTGTAACTTCAAAGACAGAGGCTTGGCTGGATTCCCTATTGCTCTCTTGGAAGCCTTTGCTGTATTCTTTACTGCTGTAATCGTATTTGCTCCCTACTTGTGGCTTGAGTTAGTAGCCTAG